The following coding sequences are from one Treponema parvum window:
- the rpsL gene encoding 30S ribosomal protein S12, producing the protein MPTINQLIRQGRRTAANRTKSPALESCPQKRGVCTRVMTVTPKKPNSALRKVARVRLCNGIEVTAYIPGIGHNLQEHSVVLIRGGRVKDLPGVRYHIIRGAKDALGVEDRKRGRSKYGAKKPKA; encoded by the coding sequence ATGCCTACAATTAATCAATTAATTCGTCAAGGACGTAGAACTGCTGCAAACAGAACCAAATCTCCCGCGCTTGAGTCCTGTCCGCAAAAACGCGGCGTATGCACCCGTGTTATGACAGTTACGCCCAAAAAACCGAATTCGGCTCTCCGCAAGGTAGCCCGTGTTCGTTTGTGCAATGGAATAGAAGTTACTGCATATATCCCGGGAATCGGACATAATCTGCAGGAACACTCTGTGGTTTTAATCCGCGGCGGTCGTGTAAAGGATCTGCCGGGCGTTCGTTATCATATCATCCGCGGTGCGAAAGACGCTCTCGGCGTTGAAGATCGCAAGCGCGGCCGTTCGAAATACGGCGCAAAAAAGCCTAAGGCATAA
- the rpsG gene encoding 30S ribosomal protein S7 → MGRHKKTIDRPILPDAKYNSVVISKFISRMMLDGKKASCTRIVYEALDKLKAKTETEPLEVFLKAIDNVKPVVEVKSRRVGGATYQVPVEIRDSRREALAMRWVITAARSRSGHGMADTLALELFDAFNNTGTAFKKKEDTHKMAEANKAFAHYRW, encoded by the coding sequence ATGGGAAGACATAAAAAAACTATCGACCGTCCGATATTGCCGGATGCAAAATACAACAGCGTAGTTATTTCTAAATTTATAAGCCGTATGATGTTGGACGGAAAAAAAGCTTCATGTACGAGAATCGTGTATGAAGCCTTGGATAAGTTAAAGGCAAAGACCGAAACGGAGCCTTTGGAAGTGTTTTTAAAGGCAATAGACAATGTAAAGCCCGTTGTAGAAGTAAAGTCTCGCCGCGTCGGTGGCGCCACGTATCAGGTTCCCGTAGAAATCCGTGATTCCAGACGTGAAGCATTGGCTATGCGTTGGGTGATCACGGCTGCCCGTTCAAGAAGCGGACACGGAATGGCCGACACGTTAGCTCTTGAATTGTTTGACGCTTTTAACAACACCGGCACTGCGTTTAAGAAAAAAGAAGACACTCATAAAATGGCTGAGGCTAACAAGGCCTTTGCCCATTACAGATGGTAG
- the tuf gene encoding elongation factor Tu: MAKEKFVRTKPHMNVGTIGHVDHGKTTLSAAITQYCAKKYGDHALKYDEIDNAPEEKERGITINTRHLEYQSDKRHYAHIDCPGHADYIKNMITGAAQMDGAVLVVSAPDSVMPQTREHLLLARQVGVPKIIVFLNKVDQVDDPDLLELVVEEVKDTLKEYGFAAETPIIKGSAFKALNESDKAENTACIEELLTAMDTWFDDPIRDEAKPFLMPIEDIFTISGRGTVVTGRVERGVVNMNDEVEIVGIRPTQKSTVTGIEMFQKTLDQGIAGDNVGVLLRGIEKKDVERGQVLAKPGSIHPHTKFEAQIYVLSKEEGGRHSPFFSGYRPQFYFRTTDITGTVTLEAGTDMVKPGDNVKIIGELIHPIAMDEGLKLAIREGGRTIASGQVTKVIE; encoded by the coding sequence ATGGCGAAGGAGAAGTTCGTTAGAACTAAGCCCCACATGAACGTTGGAACCATCGGTCACGTTGACCATGGTAAGACTACTTTGTCTGCAGCAATCACACAGTATTGTGCAAAAAAATACGGTGATCACGCGCTTAAGTATGATGAAATTGATAACGCTCCGGAAGAAAAAGAGCGCGGTATTACGATCAATACGCGCCACCTTGAATATCAGTCGGACAAACGACACTACGCGCACATCGACTGTCCCGGACACGCCGACTATATCAAAAACATGATCACCGGTGCAGCTCAGATGGACGGAGCTGTTCTCGTCGTTTCCGCTCCCGATTCCGTTATGCCCCAGACGCGCGAACACTTGCTGTTGGCTCGTCAGGTAGGCGTTCCGAAGATCATTGTTTTCCTGAACAAGGTTGATCAGGTGGATGATCCGGATCTTCTTGAATTGGTAGTTGAAGAAGTAAAAGACACTCTTAAAGAATACGGCTTTGCCGCGGAAACTCCGATCATAAAAGGTTCCGCGTTTAAGGCTTTGAACGAAAGCGACAAGGCTGAAAACACCGCCTGCATCGAAGAACTGCTCACGGCTATGGACACGTGGTTTGATGATCCGATTCGTGACGAAGCAAAACCGTTCCTTATGCCGATCGAAGACATCTTCACTATTTCCGGACGAGGAACCGTTGTAACTGGACGCGTAGAGCGCGGCGTTGTAAATATGAACGACGAAGTTGAAATCGTAGGTATCCGCCCGACGCAGAAGTCAACCGTAACAGGTATCGAAATGTTCCAAAAGACGCTCGATCAGGGTATTGCAGGAGACAATGTTGGCGTTCTTTTGCGCGGTATTGAAAAGAAGGATGTGGAACGTGGTCAGGTACTTGCGAAGCCCGGTTCCATTCATCCTCACACGAAATTCGAAGCGCAGATTTACGTTTTGTCAAAGGAAGAAGGCGGACGCCACAGCCCGTTCTTCTCAGGCTATCGGCCTCAGTTCTATTTCCGCACGACGGATATTACCGGAACGGTGACCCTCGAAGCGGGAACGGATATGGTTAAGCCCGGCGATAATGTAAAGATTATCGGCGAATTGATTCACCCGATCGCTATGGATGAAGGTCTTAAGCTTGCTATTCGTGAAGGCGGTCGTACGATCGCTTCCGGTCAGGTTACTAAAGTAATAGAATAG
- the rpsJ gene encoding 30S ribosomal protein S10 gives MANGKIRVKLRAFDVELIDQSAKAIVQTVQKAGAKVSGPIPLPTRINKVTVLRSPHVNKKSREQFEMRTHKRLIDILEPTSDVMDSLMKLELPAGVDVEIKQ, from the coding sequence ATGGCTAACGGAAAGATTCGTGTCAAACTCCGCGCTTTTGATGTTGAGTTGATCGATCAGAGTGCAAAAGCCATCGTGCAGACTGTGCAGAAAGCGGGCGCAAAGGTCTCAGGCCCCATACCGCTGCCTACTAGGATAAATAAGGTGACTGTATTGCGTTCTCCTCATGTAAATAAAAAATCACGTGAGCAGTTTGAAATGCGTACACACAAGCGCCTTATCGATATTCTTGAACCGACGTCCGATGTTATGGATTCGTTGATGAAACTGGAATTGCCTGCCGGTGTGGATGTGGAAATCAAGCAGTAG
- the rplC gene encoding 50S ribosomal protein L3, with protein sequence MKGLIAKKVGMTQVFDESGNLIPVTVIHVEPNVVVSTKTKETNGYNAVVLGLEDIKPSKASKAYAGQFPENISPKRYLKEFRDFDNDVKVGDLVGLELFEKTRFLDVSATSKGKGFAGVMKRWGFHGGRATHGSKFHREPGGTGHSTTPGHCFKNTKLPGRMGSEKVTVQNLKIIKVDPELKVIMVRGAVPGNKDCTLIVKSAVKK encoded by the coding sequence ATGAAAGGTCTGATTGCAAAAAAAGTGGGGATGACCCAGGTTTTTGACGAAAGCGGTAATCTTATACCAGTAACCGTGATCCACGTCGAACCTAATGTGGTTGTTTCCACGAAGACAAAAGAAACCAACGGGTACAATGCCGTAGTTTTGGGTCTTGAAGATATTAAGCCTTCAAAGGCCAGCAAGGCATATGCCGGACAGTTTCCTGAAAATATTTCACCGAAACGTTATTTAAAAGAATTTCGCGATTTTGACAATGACGTAAAAGTAGGAGACCTCGTAGGTCTTGAGCTCTTTGAAAAAACACGTTTTCTTGACGTGAGCGCAACTTCTAAAGGCAAGGGTTTTGCCGGCGTAATGAAGCGGTGGGGCTTCCACGGCGGACGCGCTACGCACGGTTCCAAATTTCATCGCGAACCGGGCGGTACAGGGCATTCCACAACACCCGGGCATTGTTTTAAGAACACGAAGCTCCCCGGCCGTATGGGTTCCGAAAAAGTCACGGTGCAAAATCTTAAGATCATTAAAGTTGATCCTGAATTGAAAGTTATTATGGTTCGCGGGGCAGTCCCCGGGAATAAAGACTGTACGCTGATCGTCAAGTCCGCGGTAAAGAAATAA
- the rplD gene encoding 50S ribosomal protein L4 produces the protein MEKKVYSVDGKELRTIMLDDKVFGLPVNEDVIYYAINNELANKRVGTACTKGRSEVHGSNAKPYKQKGTGRARRGDKKSPLLVGGGVIFGPKPRDFSYSIPKKAKRLAMKSILSLQAQSDRLTVVEDFTVESGKTKDLVKILDNFAKNERTVIILKDDDAKIKQAGNNIPNLYFLSYNRLRAHDLFYGRKVILLETAAKNISQFYNADEKEAE, from the coding sequence ATGGAAAAGAAAGTCTATTCTGTCGATGGTAAAGAGCTGCGCACTATTATGCTTGATGATAAAGTGTTCGGTCTTCCTGTGAATGAGGATGTCATTTACTATGCCATCAATAATGAACTGGCAAATAAGCGCGTGGGTACGGCTTGCACGAAGGGCCGTTCCGAAGTGCACGGCAGCAATGCAAAGCCGTATAAACAAAAAGGTACCGGACGTGCCCGGCGCGGCGATAAAAAATCTCCGCTTTTAGTCGGCGGCGGCGTTATATTTGGCCCGAAACCGAGAGATTTCAGCTATTCCATCCCTAAAAAAGCAAAGCGCTTGGCGATGAAGTCGATTTTGAGCCTTCAGGCGCAGAGCGACAGGCTCACCGTGGTGGAAGATTTTACCGTAGAAAGCGGAAAGACAAAGGATTTGGTAAAAATTCTTGATAATTTTGCCAAAAATGAAAGGACTGTTATCATCCTTAAAGATGATGACGCAAAGATAAAGCAGGCCGGAAACAATATTCCCAATTTATACTTCCTTTCTTATAACCGATTGCGTGCGCACGACTTGTTTTACGGACGCAAAGTCATTTTGCTTGAAACGGCTGCGAAAAATATTTCACAGTTTTACAATGCTGACGAAAAGGAGGCTGAATAA
- a CDS encoding 50S ribosomal protein L23, which translates to MFNEDVIIKPVISEKANALREQDKYVFIVRSDATKTQVKDAVSKLFSVKVIGCTTMNVMGKIKRLRGRPGRTSSYKKAVVRIAHGETIKVFEGA; encoded by the coding sequence ATGTTTAACGAAGACGTTATTATAAAGCCTGTTATTTCCGAAAAGGCAAATGCATTGCGCGAACAGGATAAATATGTATTTATTGTGCGTTCCGATGCTACTAAAACACAGGTTAAGGATGCGGTTTCAAAACTTTTCAGTGTAAAAGTTATAGGCTGTACGACGATGAATGTGATGGGAAAGATTAAACGTCTTCGGGGCAGACCCGGGCGTACGTCTTCTTATAAAAAAGCCGTAGTGCGCATAGCACACGGCGAGACGATTAAGGTGTTCGAAGGCGCTTAA
- the rplB gene encoding 50S ribosomal protein L2 — MALKIFKPVTAGTRTRVDLRKDELTADKPEKTLVSGRKSYGGRGAGGRISVRHQGGGHKRRYRDIDFRRDKHGIPGTVKTIEYDPNRSANIALIFYADGDKRYIIAPKGLTVGQKIMSGENADPSVGNALPLSVIPVGFTVHNIELTIGRGGQLARSAGASAQVAAKEGDYVTLRLPSSELRRVNGKCYATIGVVGNEDHMNVQLGKAGHSRWLGIRPSVRGMAMNPVDHPLGGGEGRGKGRNPVTPWGQPCKGYKTRNKRKTSDRFIVSRRKK, encoded by the coding sequence ATGGCTCTGAAAATTTTTAAGCCGGTCACCGCAGGGACCCGAACACGTGTTGACCTGCGAAAGGATGAACTGACTGCCGACAAACCGGAAAAAACTCTGGTGTCGGGCAGAAAGTCTTACGGAGGACGCGGCGCCGGAGGACGTATTTCCGTACGTCATCAGGGAGGCGGACACAAGCGCAGATACCGTGATATTGATTTTAGACGCGACAAACACGGAATTCCGGGAACCGTCAAGACTATAGAATACGATCCGAACAGGAGTGCGAATATCGCATTGATTTTCTATGCCGACGGCGACAAGCGTTATATTATTGCGCCTAAAGGTTTGACCGTAGGGCAAAAGATAATGTCCGGAGAAAATGCGGATCCTTCCGTGGGAAACGCACTTCCGCTTTCGGTAATTCCTGTGGGGTTTACCGTGCATAATATTGAATTGACGATAGGCCGCGGCGGGCAGTTGGCCAGGTCCGCAGGCGCAAGCGCGCAGGTCGCGGCGAAGGAAGGAGACTATGTAACTCTCCGCCTGCCGTCAAGCGAACTCCGCCGCGTAAACGGAAAATGCTATGCTACGATCGGCGTGGTAGGAAATGAAGACCACATGAATGTTCAGCTGGGTAAAGCCGGACATTCAAGATGGCTCGGAATTCGTCCTTCCGTGCGCGGTATGGCGATGAACCCTGTGGATCATCCGCTCGGCGGCGGTGAAGGCAGAGGTAAGGGACGTAACCCCGTTACTCCTTGGGGACAGCCTTGCAAAGGCTATAAAACCCGCAACAAGCGGAAGACGTCGGACAGATTTATCGTTTCGCGTCGGAAGAAATAG
- the rpsS gene encoding 30S ribosomal protein S19, producing MSRSVKKGPFVEKSLYKKVTEMNKESDRKMIKTYSRCSTIIPEMVGNTISVYNGKTWIPVYITENLVGHKLGEFAPTRIFRGHGGTDKKASAGAAPAAK from the coding sequence GTGTCAAGATCTGTTAAAAAAGGCCCTTTTGTTGAAAAGAGCCTGTATAAAAAGGTTACGGAAATGAATAAAGAGTCTGACAGGAAGATGATAAAGACATATTCCCGCTGCTCTACAATCATCCCTGAAATGGTTGGCAATACGATTTCCGTCTATAACGGAAAAACATGGATTCCGGTTTATATCACGGAAAACCTTGTCGGGCACAAGCTCGGCGAGTTTGCTCCTACGCGTATATTCCGGGGACATGGTGGTACTGATAAAAAAGCTAGCGCCGGCGCGGCTCCGGCAGCTAAATAA
- the rplV gene encoding 50S ribosomal protein L22, protein MTVKKGYVATAKFLIASPTKVRPVAHVINQKSCSKAMAILENMPQKGAELIRGTLKSAVANALNANNKLDEDMLFVKEIRIDEGPRLKRVWFRARGRADQLLKRMCHITVVVDEKAEE, encoded by the coding sequence ATGACTGTAAAGAAAGGTTATGTAGCCACTGCAAAATTCCTGATCGCATCTCCTACTAAAGTTCGTCCTGTAGCGCATGTGATCAATCAAAAGTCCTGTTCGAAGGCGATGGCGATTCTTGAGAATATGCCGCAGAAAGGTGCGGAACTTATCCGCGGCACGTTGAAGTCTGCGGTGGCCAATGCGCTGAATGCTAACAACAAACTGGATGAAGACATGCTGTTCGTTAAGGAAATTCGTATTGACGAAGGTCCTAGGCTTAAAAGAGTTTGGTTTCGTGCGCGCGGCCGCGCCGATCAGCTTTTAAAACGCATGTGTCATATTACAGTGGTCGTTGACGAAAAGGCGGAGGAATAA
- the rpsC gene encoding 30S ribosomal protein S3: MGQKVSPIGLRLGINKTWQSRWYASPREYADLVLEDMKIRKMISEFPECKNADIAQIEIIRHPQRVTIVIHTARPGVIIGVKGATIEKISTDIQKQLTKKVQIKIKEIKRADVNASLIAQNVGRQMMGRASFRKAMKQATSNAMRAGAQGIKIRLAGRLGGAEMKRSEEQKEGRVPLHTLRADIDYGVFEALTTYGKIGVKVWVYNGMNYGHEQNEDAGQLVRKPRRERPARANAAGQDGETSVEKGAENADKASRS, translated from the coding sequence GTGGGTCAGAAAGTTAGTCCTATCGGTTTACGTCTTGGAATCAACAAGACATGGCAGTCCCGCTGGTATGCATCTCCCCGTGAATATGCAGACCTGGTTTTGGAAGACATGAAGATCAGAAAAATGATCTCCGAGTTTCCGGAATGTAAAAATGCGGACATCGCACAGATTGAGATTATTCGTCATCCTCAGCGGGTTACCATTGTGATTCATACGGCCCGCCCGGGAGTGATTATCGGTGTAAAAGGCGCTACGATCGAAAAGATCAGTACGGACATTCAAAAGCAGCTGACAAAGAAGGTGCAGATAAAGATAAAAGAGATCAAACGCGCCGACGTTAACGCTTCTTTGATTGCGCAAAATGTAGGCCGTCAAATGATGGGGCGCGCTTCATTCCGTAAGGCTATGAAGCAGGCGACGAGCAACGCTATGAGGGCCGGCGCTCAGGGTATAAAGATCCGCTTGGCCGGACGTCTGGGCGGCGCCGAAATGAAGCGGAGCGAAGAGCAGAAGGAAGGAAGGGTTCCTCTTCACACTCTTCGCGCGGATATTGACTATGGTGTCTTTGAAGCTCTAACTACTTACGGCAAAATCGGCGTAAAAGTTTGGGTGTACAACGGCATGAATTATGGTCATGAGCAGAACGAAGATGCAGGACAGCTTGTCCGAAAGCCTCGACGTGAAAGACCTGCCCGTGCAAATGCGGCCGGACAAGACGGTGAAACCTCCGTCGAAAAAGGCGCCGAAAACGCGGACAAGGCTTCAAGGAGTTAG
- the rplP gene encoding 50S ribosomal protein L16, producing MPLSPKRVIHRKVQRGRQHGFATRDNNIDFGDVALVAMDPVWLRATHIEAARVAINRKINRAGQVWIRVFPDKPISRKPAETRMGKGKGAPEFWAANIKPGMILFEIGGIEKGLAADALKLAASKLPIKTKIAYKPTKD from the coding sequence ATGCCACTTAGTCCTAAAAGAGTAATTCACCGTAAGGTGCAGCGCGGCAGACAACACGGTTTTGCTACGCGCGATAATAATATTGATTTTGGAGACGTCGCGCTTGTGGCCATGGATCCCGTCTGGCTGCGTGCGACTCATATCGAAGCTGCCCGTGTTGCGATCAACCGTAAGATAAATCGCGCCGGACAGGTTTGGATTCGCGTCTTTCCGGATAAGCCGATTTCACGGAAGCCTGCCGAAACCCGTATGGGTAAAGGAAAAGGCGCTCCTGAATTTTGGGCTGCGAACATAAAGCCGGGCATGATACTGTTTGAAATAGGCGGAATCGAAAAAGGTCTTGCTGCCGACGCTTTAAAGCTTGCGGCCAGTAAATTGCCCATAAAAACAAAAATTGCTTATAAGCCTACAAAAGATTAA
- the rpmC gene encoding 50S ribosomal protein L29, with protein sequence MAKSTKKTDKELSYAELVNQLTEQKKKYMDLRFQMIISHVDNPMQKRTMRREIARLNTFIRQKELAGENK encoded by the coding sequence ATGGCAAAGTCGACAAAAAAAACAGACAAAGAACTGTCTTATGCTGAATTGGTAAATCAGCTTACAGAGCAGAAAAAGAAATACATGGATTTGCGCTTTCAGATGATCATTTCCCATGTTGATAATCCGATGCAAAAACGTACTATGCGCCGAGAGATCGCCCGCTTGAATACGTTTATCCGGCAAAAAGAACTTGCCGGAGAGAATAAGTAG
- the rpsQ gene encoding 30S ribosomal protein S17 has product MEEQAVKAKASKRSFVGLVTSDKMDKTIVVTVSTKRMDQLYKKYVTWTKKYKAHDEKNDAHIGDTVRIVECRPLSKDKCWRLAEIVERAK; this is encoded by the coding sequence GTGGAAGAACAAGCTGTAAAAGCCAAAGCGTCGAAACGTTCTTTTGTAGGACTTGTCACAAGCGATAAGATGGATAAGACGATAGTCGTCACTGTTTCTACAAAACGAATGGATCAGCTTTACAAAAAATATGTTACGTGGACTAAAAAATATAAGGCTCATGATGAAAAAAATGACGCCCATATCGGTGATACGGTCCGTATTGTGGAATGTCGGCCTTTGAGCAAGGATAAGTGCTGGCGTTTGGCCGAGATCGTTGAACGCGCTAAATAA
- the rplN gene encoding 50S ribosomal protein L14 has translation MIQMQSNMTVADNSGAKIVQCIKVIGGSHRRYAGIGDIVVVAVKEAIPTSTIKKGSVEKAVIVRQAKEYRRPDGTYIRFDDNACVIVDENKNPKGKRIFGPVARELRDLDYMKIISLAPEVL, from the coding sequence ATGATTCAGATGCAGTCAAACATGACCGTCGCTGACAACTCCGGCGCAAAAATCGTCCAGTGTATTAAGGTCATCGGCGGATCTCACCGCCGCTATGCCGGAATCGGTGACATTGTTGTCGTAGCCGTAAAAGAAGCGATTCCTACGTCTACTATAAAAAAGGGTTCCGTTGAAAAGGCCGTTATTGTCCGCCAGGCAAAAGAATACCGCCGTCCGGACGGAACTTATATCCGTTTTGACGATAACGCTTGCGTCATCGTAGACGAAAATAAGAATCCCAAGGGCAAGCGCATTTTCGGACCCGTCGCCCGCGAGCTGCGCGATTTGGATTACATGAAGATAATCTCGCTTGCTCCGGAAGTTTTGTAA
- the rplX gene encoding 50S ribosomal protein L24, translating into MDKKYKIRKDDTVQVLAGKDKGKRGTVVRIIPKKNAVIVSGINIVKKAMKKRSQQDQGGIAEIEAPLHISNVAVVDKKGNPTRVGYKIEGDKKIRVSRKSGEAL; encoded by the coding sequence ATGGACAAAAAATATAAAATCCGTAAGGACGATACGGTCCAAGTGCTTGCAGGTAAAGACAAAGGTAAACGCGGCACCGTCGTACGCATCATTCCGAAAAAAAATGCGGTGATCGTGTCGGGTATAAACATTGTTAAAAAGGCAATGAAAAAGCGCTCTCAACAGGATCAGGGCGGTATCGCCGAAATTGAAGCGCCGCTGCATATTTCCAATGTTGCAGTCGTTGACAAAAAAGGTAACCCGACGAGGGTCGGATATAAGATTGAAGGCGACAAGAAAATTCGTGTCAGCCGCAAAAGTGGAGAAGCACTGTAA
- the rplE gene encoding 50S ribosomal protein L5 gives MDNYVPRLKKVYKDTIAPELFKELGYTSVMQIPAVKKVVVSMGVGEALTNKKLLDAALDDLTQITGQKAVKTKARKSIANFKLREGNEVGVMVTLRGNIMYEFLDRLINVALPRVKDFRGIKATGFDGHGNFSLGITEQIIFPEIDFDKIAKISGLNVAIVTSARTDSEARALLAKFNMPFRK, from the coding sequence ATGGATAATTACGTACCCCGGCTTAAGAAAGTCTATAAGGACACTATCGCGCCAGAGCTTTTTAAAGAGCTCGGCTATACTTCAGTCATGCAGATACCCGCCGTAAAAAAGGTAGTTGTCAGCATGGGTGTAGGCGAAGCTCTCACAAATAAGAAACTCCTTGATGCCGCGCTTGACGACCTTACCCAAATAACCGGTCAGAAAGCTGTAAAAACAAAGGCGAGGAAAAGTATTGCGAACTTCAAGCTTCGTGAGGGCAATGAGGTAGGCGTAATGGTAACGCTCCGCGGGAACATCATGTATGAGTTCCTCGACAGACTTATCAATGTCGCTCTGCCGCGTGTCAAGGATTTCCGCGGAATCAAAGCTACCGGCTTTGACGGTCACGGAAATTTTTCTCTTGGTATTACAGAGCAAATAATCTTTCCGGAGATCGATTTCGATAAGATCGCTAAAATTTCCGGATTAAACGTTGCTATTGTAACTAGTGCCAGAACGGATAGTGAAGCCCGTGCTCTGCTTGCCAAGTTCAACATGCCCTTCCGTAAATAA
- a CDS encoding type Z 30S ribosomal protein S14 translates to MAKKSMMIKASRTPKYSTRRYNRCPLCGRARGYLRKFKMCRICFRKYASQGLLPGVIKSSW, encoded by the coding sequence ATGGCTAAAAAATCAATGATGATAAAGGCATCCCGTACGCCTAAGTACAGCACACGCAGATATAACCGGTGTCCGCTTTGCGGCAGGGCAAGGGGTTATCTGCGGAAATTCAAAATGTGCAGAATTTGTTTTCGTAAATATGCAAGCCAAGGCTTATTGCCGGGCGTCATTAAATCCAGCTGGTAG
- the rpsH gene encoding 30S ribosomal protein S8 yields the protein MSASDPVADMLTKIRNAAQARHEKVDIPASKLKLEIVKILKTEGFIKNFKKVQEEGHSVIRIFLKYDDQNGSVIHGLEKISTPGRRVYSGYKDMPRVFNGYGIVIVSTSSGVTTVRKAREKMVGGELVCKVW from the coding sequence ATGAGTGCATCAGATCCCGTAGCAGATATGCTTACAAAGATCCGGAATGCGGCACAGGCCCGCCACGAAAAGGTAGATATTCCTGCTTCCAAATTAAAGTTGGAAATCGTGAAAATCCTGAAAACCGAAGGGTTTATCAAAAACTTTAAAAAGGTTCAGGAAGAAGGCCACAGCGTGATCCGCATATTCTTAAAATATGACGATCAAAACGGTTCGGTAATTCACGGGCTTGAAAAAATTTCAACGCCCGGACGCCGCGTTTATTCGGGTTATAAAGATATGCCGCGTGTTTTTAACGGCTACGGCATAGTTATCGTTTCGACATCTTCCGGCGTTACCACCGTTCGTAAGGCGAGAGAGAAGATGGTGGGCGGCGAGCTCGTCTGTAAGGTTTGGTAA
- the rplF gene encoding 50S ribosomal protein L6, giving the protein MSKLGKLPVSIPEGVSVNVAPSLVTVKGPKGELKQDYTNNVSIEVKGQEVLVTPLEETKAANAAHGLYRNLIHNMVIGVSKGFSKTLIITGVGYRAEVQGKTLVMNLGYSNDFVAMIPDGLTVTADAQGQVTISGISKQQVGEFSAQIRKLRKPEPYKGKGVRYSTEVIRRKVGKTGVK; this is encoded by the coding sequence ATGTCAAAACTTGGTAAACTTCCTGTATCTATTCCCGAAGGCGTAAGCGTAAACGTTGCTCCTTCTTTGGTTACCGTAAAGGGGCCGAAGGGTGAATTGAAACAGGATTATACGAATAACGTTTCTATTGAAGTTAAGGGACAAGAGGTGTTGGTGACGCCTCTGGAAGAAACGAAGGCTGCAAATGCCGCACACGGACTGTACCGTAATCTGATCCATAATATGGTCATAGGCGTTTCGAAGGGTTTTTCAAAAACCCTTATCATAACAGGCGTCGGTTATCGCGCTGAAGTACAGGGAAAAACGCTCGTTATGAACTTGGGCTATTCCAACGACTTTGTCGCTATGATTCCGGACGGTCTTACTGTGACGGCCGACGCACAGGGGCAAGTTACTATTTCCGGCATAAGCAAACAGCAGGTCGGAGAATTCAGCGCTCAGATTCGTAAATTGCGGAAACCCGAACCTTATAAGGGAAAGGGAGTTCGTTATTCTACTGAAGTCATCAGACGCAAAGTCGGTAAGACCGGTGTTAAATAA
- the rplR gene encoding 50S ribosomal protein L18 → MLKKLDDKRRKRLHRKIHIRKSVYGTALRPRMTVTRSNCNLYVQVIDDDEGKTLASISTLEKDFAAFKPNTDGAAKLGEAFGARLKDKKITTVVFDRNGYLYHGVIKALADGTRKAGIVF, encoded by the coding sequence ATGTTAAAAAAACTTGACGATAAAAGAAGAAAACGTCTGCATAGAAAGATCCATATCCGTAAATCCGTTTACGGAACGGCTCTTCGTCCGCGCATGACTGTGACCCGCAGCAATTGCAATCTTTATGTTCAGGTAATTGATGATGATGAGGGAAAGACCCTTGCTTCAATTTCTACACTTGAAAAGGATTTTGCCGCTTTTAAGCCCAACACGGACGGAGCTGCAAAACTTGGAGAAGCTTTTGGGGCACGCCTTAAAGATAAAAAAATTACTACGGTAGTTTTTGACCGGAACGGTTATCTTTATCACGGTGTTATTAAAGCCCTTGCTGACGGAACCCGTAAAGCCGGGATCGTATTCTAG